Proteins encoded together in one Oncorhynchus mykiss isolate Arlee chromosome 7, USDA_OmykA_1.1, whole genome shotgun sequence window:
- the LOC110527471 gene encoding four and a half LIM domains protein 2, whose product MAERYDCHYCKESLFGRKYVLREENPYCVKCYENLYSNTCEECKKSIGCSSRDLSYKDRHWHDDCFHCFKCSRSLVDKPFSTKDDQLLCTECYSNEYSSKCHECKKTIMPGSKKMEHKGNSWHETCFTCQRCQQPIGTKNFIHKENSNYCVPCYEKQFAMQCIQCKKPITTGGVTYHDQPWHKDCFLCTGCKQQLSGQRFTSRDNFAYCLNCFCNLYAKKCASCTTPISGLGGSKYISFEERQWHNNCFNCKKCSISLVGRGFLMARDEIMCPECGKEV is encoded by the exons ATGGCGGAACGCTATGACTGCCATTACTGCAAGGAGTCCCTGTTTGGGAGGAAGTATGTGCTCAGGGAAGAGAACCCCTACTGTGTGAAGTGCTATGAGAACCTGTACTCTAACACCTGTGAAGAGTGCAAGAAGTCCATTGGCTGCAGCAGCAGG GACCTGTCCTACAAGGACCGCCACTGGCATGACGACTGCTTCCACTGCTTCAAGTGTAGCCGCTCCCTGGTGGACAAGCCCTTCTCCACCAAGGACGACCAGCTGCTCTGCACCGAGTGCTACTCCAACGAGTACTCCTCCAAGTGCCACGAGTGCAAGAAGACCATCATGCCAG GATCCAAGAAGATGGAGCATAAGGGCAACAGCTGGCATGAGACCTGCTTCACTTGCCAGCGTTGCCAGCAACCAATCGGCACCAAGAACTTCATCCATAAGGAGAACAGTAACTACTGTGTGCCCTGTTACGAGAAGCAGTTTGCCATGCAGTGTATCCAATGCAAGAAG CCAATCACCACTGGCGGGGTGACCTATCACGATCAGCCGTGGCATAAGGACTGCTTCCTGTGCACCGGTTGTAAGCAGCAGCTGTCTGGCCAGCGGTTCACCTCTCGGGACAACTTTGCCTACTGCTTGAACTGCTTCTGCAACCTGTATGCCAAGAAGTGTGCCTCCTGCACCACCCCTATCAGTG GTCTGGGTGGCAGCAAGTACATCTCGTTTGAAGAGCGCCAGTGGCACAACAACTGCTTCAACTGCAAGAAGTGCTCCATCTCCCTGGTGGGAAGGGGCTTTCTGATGGCCCGCGATGAGATCATGTGTCCAGAGTGCGGCAAAGAAGTCTAA